One window of the Arthrobacter sp. D5-1 genome contains the following:
- a CDS encoding 3-oxoacid CoA-transferase subunit B, with translation MSTQTSIQTSEKPLGRDELAQLVARDIAPGSFVNLGIGQPTLVSNYLTEEQNITLHTENGMLGMGPAAEGGDVDGDLINAGKIPVTELPGASYFHHADSFAIMRGGHLDICVLGAFQVSATGDLANWHTGAPDAIPAVGGAMDLATGAKDVFVMMTLLTREGVSKLVEQCTYPLTGVGCVTRVYTDKAVFLTGPDGVTVRETFGCTFEEIQELVPLPLKKSA, from the coding sequence ATGAGCACCCAGACAAGCATCCAGACGTCCGAGAAGCCGCTGGGCCGCGACGAACTCGCCCAGCTGGTGGCCCGCGACATCGCCCCGGGTTCCTTCGTGAACCTGGGCATCGGCCAGCCCACGCTCGTGTCCAACTACCTCACCGAGGAACAAAACATCACCCTCCACACGGAGAACGGGATGCTCGGCATGGGCCCGGCAGCTGAGGGCGGTGACGTCGATGGTGACTTAATCAACGCCGGCAAGATCCCCGTCACCGAGCTGCCCGGTGCCTCGTACTTCCACCACGCAGACTCGTTCGCGATCATGCGTGGCGGGCACCTGGACATCTGCGTCCTCGGCGCCTTCCAGGTCTCCGCCACCGGCGATCTCGCCAACTGGCACACCGGCGCCCCGGACGCCATCCCGGCCGTCGGCGGCGCAATGGACCTGGCAACAGGAGCCAAGGACGTCTTCGTGATGATGACTTTGTTGACGCGCGAGGGCGTGTCCAAGCTCGTGGAGCAGTGCACCTACCCGCTGACCGGCGTCGGCTGCGTGACCCGCGTGTACACAGACAAAGCTGTGTTCCTGACAGGCCCCGACGGCGTCACCGTCCGCGAGACGTTCGGCTGCACTTTCGAAGAAATCCAGGAGCTCGTACCGCTGCCGTTGAAAAAGTCGGCCTAA
- a CDS encoding 3-oxoacid CoA-transferase subunit A produces the protein MLNFIDTVGEAVAGIKDGSTVMIGGFGNAGQPFELIDALMDCGAKDLTVVNNNAGQGDQGLALLIKEGRVRKMICSFPRQPDSWHFDAKFHAGEIELELVPQGNLAERIRAAGAGIGGFFTPTGYGTTLAEGKETRLLDGKWQVFETPIHADVALIKALKADGKGNLVYRKTARNFGPIMAAAAKHTIVQVSEIVPTGSLDPENVVTPGIYVNSVVRVDSAGTKEKVA, from the coding sequence ATGTTGAATTTCATTGACACTGTTGGCGAGGCAGTCGCCGGCATCAAGGACGGATCCACAGTGATGATCGGCGGCTTCGGCAACGCCGGGCAGCCGTTCGAACTCATAGACGCCCTGATGGATTGCGGTGCCAAGGACCTGACCGTGGTCAACAACAACGCCGGCCAGGGCGACCAAGGCCTCGCGTTGCTGATCAAGGAAGGCCGGGTCCGCAAGATGATCTGCTCCTTCCCTCGGCAGCCCGATTCCTGGCACTTCGACGCCAAGTTCCACGCCGGCGAGATCGAGCTGGAACTGGTCCCACAGGGCAACCTGGCCGAACGCATCCGCGCAGCCGGCGCCGGAATCGGCGGGTTCTTCACGCCCACCGGCTACGGCACCACCCTGGCAGAGGGCAAGGAAACCCGGTTGCTGGACGGAAAGTGGCAGGTGTTCGAGACACCGATCCACGCCGACGTTGCCCTCATCAAGGCACTCAAGGCCGACGGCAAGGGCAACCTCGTGTACCGCAAGACCGCCCGGAACTTCGGGCCCATCATGGCTGCCGCGGCCAAGCACACGATTGTGCAGGTCTCGGAGATCGTGCCCACCGGTTCCCTGGATCCGGAAAACGTAGTGACCCCGGGCATTTACGTCAACAGTGTGGTCCGCGTCGATTCTGCCGGAACAAAAGAAAAGGTGGCCTGA